A stretch of the Fibrobacter sp. UWT2 genome encodes the following:
- a CDS encoding glycosyltransferase family 4 protein, translating to MKIAVLGTRGIPDIMGGIETHCQELYPRIVDRGAMVVIFARKAYTPQKTPYRYKRVQVVPVYAPKIAGLETFVHTFRCLYKVLAWKPDIVHLHAIGPSFVAPIFRLAGLKVVYTHHGQDYNRAKWGWFAKAILRISEFVGTKFSNRVIVISDLLEEWLKKKFHCKTTVRINNGVTLLPALPEDKTKKWLGKYGLEGKRYIFALGRFVKEKGFHDLIAAYKKACLVDVKLVIAGTADFKSEYANEMKAAAAEVGAILPGYIHGEELQVIFENASLFVIPSYHEGLPIALLEALGYNRNVVASDIPANMEVPLPEECFYELGDVDELAEKMTLFMETPVQRDFKHIVEYHYDWDKIADQTMELYKSLVRKK from the coding sequence TTGAAAATTGCTGTTTTAGGTACACGCGGTATTCCTGATATTATGGGTGGTATTGAAACCCATTGTCAGGAATTGTATCCGCGAATTGTGGACCGTGGGGCCATGGTCGTCATATTTGCGAGAAAGGCCTACACTCCTCAAAAGACGCCTTACAGATATAAGCGTGTGCAGGTTGTTCCTGTTTATGCTCCCAAGATTGCGGGGCTGGAAACATTCGTCCACACGTTTAGGTGCCTTTATAAGGTTTTGGCATGGAAACCGGACATTGTCCATTTGCATGCGATTGGCCCGTCCTTTGTTGCCCCTATATTTAGGCTTGCCGGCTTGAAGGTGGTCTATACCCATCATGGCCAGGACTACAACCGCGCTAAATGGGGCTGGTTTGCAAAGGCTATCCTTAGAATTAGTGAATTCGTGGGAACGAAATTCTCTAATCGCGTGATCGTTATTTCGGATTTGTTGGAAGAGTGGCTCAAGAAGAAGTTCCACTGCAAGACGACTGTCCGCATTAACAATGGCGTTACTTTGTTGCCTGCTTTGCCTGAAGACAAGACTAAGAAGTGGCTTGGCAAGTATGGGCTTGAAGGCAAGCGTTACATCTTTGCGTTGGGCCGTTTCGTTAAGGAAAAAGGTTTCCACGACTTGATTGCCGCCTACAAGAAGGCTTGCCTGGTTGATGTCAAACTTGTCATTGCTGGTACGGCTGATTTCAAGTCTGAATACGCAAACGAGATGAAGGCCGCTGCGGCTGAAGTGGGAGCGATTCTCCCTGGCTATATCCATGGCGAAGAACTTCAGGTGATATTTGAAAACGCATCGTTGTTTGTAATCCCGAGTTACCACGAAGGTCTTCCGATTGCATTGCTCGAGGCTCTTGGCTACAACAGAAACGTGGTCGCGAGCGATATCCCGGCGAATATGGAAGTCCCGCTCCCTGAAGAGTGCTTCTATGAACTGGGCGATGTAGATGAACTTGCCGAAAAGATGACGCTCTTTATGGAAACTCCCGTGCAGAGGGATTTCAAGCATATTGTCGAATATCATTACGATTGGGACAAGATAGCTGACCAGACGATGGAGCTGTACAAGAGTCTCGTCAGGAAGAAGTAG
- a CDS encoding GDSL-type esterase/lipase family protein, translated as MKRLLLSFLLAIVFSDCAFEKGEDELCFVGDSITYLWDVEYYFPNYIVHKHAVSGAGLKQMDAWNVSDCKGRTTVLLIGTNDIGYWKTTTKDIEFLREDYKDRFIKNAKRIGADPLIVLSVLPRNFMGDEDPSVNENIEIQNGLLRDALKKEIPGSQFIDVFDLFLDDDFEIREDLFKDGLHPNDEGYEILSRQIQRAL; from the coding sequence ATGAAACGGCTCTTGCTGTCATTTCTTTTGGCGATCGTGTTTAGTGACTGTGCCTTTGAAAAAGGCGAAGATGAGCTGTGCTTTGTGGGGGATTCCATTACGTACTTGTGGGATGTTGAATACTATTTCCCCAATTACATTGTCCATAAGCACGCGGTTAGCGGTGCGGGGCTGAAACAGATGGATGCTTGGAATGTGTCCGATTGCAAAGGACGTACGACAGTCCTTCTAATCGGAACCAATGATATAGGCTACTGGAAAACAACGACTAAAGACATTGAATTTTTGCGTGAAGATTACAAGGACAGGTTTATCAAGAATGCAAAACGAATTGGGGCGGACCCGCTAATCGTCCTGTCCGTTTTGCCGAGGAATTTCATGGGGGACGAAGATCCTTCTGTAAACGAAAACATCGAAATTCAAAATGGCCTGCTTCGCGATGCCCTAAAAAAAGAAATTCCTGGTAGCCAGTTTATCGATGTGTTTGATTTATTCCTGGATGACGATTTCGAAATTCGCGAGGATCTGTTTAAGGATGGGCTGCATCCGAATGATGAAGGCTATGAAATCTTGTCTCGCCAAATACAGAGGGCCTTATGA
- a CDS encoding acyltransferase produces the protein MNRFDSLDCLRAFAVIGVVICHVLSNADLNLPENFFFQKFLPFGSEYVFLFMMLSAFSMCCAYYQKFKDRQVDLNTFYKRRYLRIWPFFALMVLIDVALGFSKESLIEAFADLTLFFGFLPNPDIHVIGVGWFLGLIFVFYAIFPFFVFLMDNKKRAWFVLALSIAMMYFASSYFSRPELVVRSVSKWSILFCMPMFVSGGIIYLYIDKIKKIPVLWALAIAVLTTALFFILGKDLFVFKMLVFVSWIIFAIADSLRPAKWTLMRNKYVAFLSGVSMEVYLCHMMFFRAIEKAHVLEPISSGIARFLVCLVLTLAGAIAFSFAVKKTIFRGIHR, from the coding sequence ATGAATCGGTTTGATTCGCTTGATTGCTTAAGGGCTTTTGCCGTAATTGGAGTCGTCATTTGTCACGTTCTTTCGAACGCGGACTTGAACTTGCCTGAAAATTTCTTCTTCCAGAAGTTTCTCCCATTTGGGTCGGAATATGTTTTCCTGTTCATGATGCTCAGTGCGTTTTCGATGTGCTGCGCCTATTATCAAAAATTCAAAGACCGTCAAGTTGATTTAAATACTTTTTATAAGAGGCGTTACCTTCGGATATGGCCTTTCTTTGCATTGATGGTTCTGATTGATGTTGCCTTGGGCTTTTCAAAGGAATCTCTTATCGAGGCCTTTGCGGACTTGACGCTCTTTTTTGGCTTTTTGCCGAATCCGGACATCCATGTGATTGGGGTGGGGTGGTTCCTCGGACTGATTTTTGTTTTCTATGCAATATTTCCCTTTTTCGTATTCCTGATGGATAACAAGAAAAGGGCGTGGTTTGTTCTTGCCTTGTCGATTGCGATGATGTATTTTGCGTCGTCGTATTTCTCGAGGCCCGAATTAGTCGTGCGGTCCGTGAGCAAGTGGAGTATTCTGTTCTGCATGCCCATGTTTGTTAGTGGTGGCATCATTTATCTTTATATTGACAAAATCAAGAAGATTCCTGTTCTGTGGGCGCTTGCGATTGCGGTTTTGACCACGGCCCTGTTTTTTATTCTGGGAAAGGATCTTTTTGTATTTAAGATGCTCGTGTTCGTTTCGTGGATTATCTTTGCCATTGCAGACAGCTTACGTCCGGCCAAATGGACCCTGATGAGAAACAAGTATGTTGCCTTTTTGAGCGGAGTCTCGATGGAAGTGTATCTGTGTCACATGATGTTCTTCAGGGCCATTGAAAAAGCTCATGTTTTGGAACCCATTTCTTCGGGAATTGCGCGATTCCTAGTTTGCTTGGTACTGACTTTGGCGGGGGCCATTGCGTTTTCCTTTGCCGTCAAGAAAACAATCTTCCGTGGCATTCATCGATAA
- a CDS encoding O-antigen ligase, whose amino-acid sequence MIYYLIGAFWVLALLNYRLAALLLAPFALLLHMFPAVDGQYVSILDFCCLGLTVLLPIKTNFIAKIRTYPFWVPSLCVLASYVVTNLLGEPHWPSCIFILNTVYVYPFVVWCALEEKRDLNVLVYGFAIYMAFCIVYALVELALGENPILEKIITMRIVNENVLNYTEVRFGLKRLQSVYNTPMSMGLALGAFGYFLFQFRDMTKSKNPYIQMLMVACLVMPWLTGSRSVFAAVFILLFPIMNVVMKEGKFMLFKIGLIGGAIFILGDWMLTLIDSFIHSDTAVAGSSLDMRLMQFAVIVPFFLNSPIWGSGYAYTWTFVKAVDADLLGAESIWLQLLVDFGLLGAIAYTVCIVYMVKSLKPVLGKGRWALPMAVIVGYTLSTFLGLDLNYFFILCMMLIKTHEFSEKTEE is encoded by the coding sequence ATGATTTATTACTTGATAGGAGCTTTCTGGGTTTTAGCCCTGTTGAATTATCGCCTGGCGGCTTTGCTGTTGGCTCCTTTTGCGTTGCTTCTTCATATGTTCCCGGCGGTTGACGGACAGTATGTTTCGATTCTCGATTTCTGCTGCTTGGGACTGACGGTCTTGTTGCCCATCAAGACTAATTTTATAGCGAAAATCCGTACATATCCTTTTTGGGTGCCTAGTTTATGTGTCCTGGCATCTTATGTGGTGACGAACCTTTTGGGGGAACCGCATTGGCCGAGTTGTATATTTATTTTGAATACGGTTTATGTTTATCCGTTTGTGGTTTGGTGCGCTCTTGAAGAAAAACGTGATTTGAATGTGCTCGTGTACGGCTTTGCCATCTATATGGCATTCTGCATTGTGTATGCCCTGGTGGAATTGGCTCTTGGCGAGAATCCCATATTGGAAAAAATCATAACGATGAGGATTGTCAACGAGAACGTTCTGAATTATACGGAAGTCCGTTTTGGCCTGAAACGATTGCAGAGTGTCTACAATACCCCGATGTCTATGGGCTTGGCTCTAGGAGCTTTTGGATATTTCCTGTTCCAATTCCGTGATATGACCAAGAGCAAAAACCCCTATATACAGATGCTCATGGTGGCTTGTTTGGTCATGCCTTGGTTGACAGGTTCGCGTTCCGTGTTTGCCGCTGTGTTTATTTTGTTGTTCCCGATCATGAATGTCGTGATGAAAGAAGGGAAATTCATGCTTTTCAAGATTGGCCTGATTGGTGGCGCTATCTTTATTTTAGGTGATTGGATGCTGACGCTGATAGATTCTTTTATTCATTCGGATACGGCGGTGGCAGGCAGCAGTCTGGATATGCGCTTGATGCAGTTCGCTGTGATTGTTCCCTTCTTCTTGAACTCGCCGATTTGGGGAAGCGGTTACGCCTACACATGGACCTTTGTCAAGGCGGTGGATGCGGACTTGCTGGGTGCTGAAAGTATATGGCTGCAGTTGTTGGTTGACTTTGGCCTTTTGGGCGCTATAGCCTATACCGTCTGCATTGTGTACATGGTCAAGAGTCTCAAACCGGTATTGGGCAAGGGACGTTGGGCTTTGCCCATGGCTGTCATTGTCGGCTACACTTTATCGACATTCCTTGGCTTGGATTTGAACTACTTCTTTATCCTTTGCATGATGTTGATCAAGACTCATGAATTCTCCGAAAAGACCGAAGAGTAA
- a CDS encoding glycosyltransferase codes for MRILLANKFYYRRGGDCVYSIELENLLKASGHEVAFFAMDYPENQDSEWKSYWPSEVAFSPKKPVAFLKAFKRPFGDAETVKKFTALLDKFKPDVLHLNNIHTQLSPVMAEIAHSRGIKVVWTLHDYKLVCPAYTCLCNGKICEDCVGGDKRNCTAKKCLKNNWLASKIAEKEAVAWNRERLERCVDKFICPSHFMKQKMEQGGFDASKLVALHNFVDESKFAHGPVERENSYCFVGRLSNEKGAETLLRVASKIEATLYVLGTGPLEDELKAKYASAKQIRFMGHSDWETCKSVLLKSKFSVVPSEWYENNPFSVIEPLCLGTPVLGANIGGIPELIEPGKTGELFEMGNAEDLEAKIRKMFSGDYSFDVKPLRQHFSKDDYLEQMMSVYG; via the coding sequence ATGCGAATTCTGCTTGCAAACAAGTTCTACTACCGTCGCGGTGGTGATTGCGTTTATTCTATAGAACTGGAAAACCTGCTCAAGGCATCGGGGCACGAGGTCGCTTTCTTTGCGATGGACTATCCCGAAAACCAGGACAGCGAATGGAAAAGCTACTGGCCGAGCGAGGTCGCCTTTTCTCCGAAGAAACCAGTCGCTTTTCTCAAGGCGTTCAAGCGTCCGTTTGGCGATGCAGAAACCGTAAAGAAATTTACCGCGCTGCTCGATAAATTTAAGCCCGACGTGCTGCACCTGAACAACATCCATACGCAACTTTCGCCTGTAATGGCCGAAATTGCTCACTCGCGCGGCATCAAGGTGGTGTGGACTCTGCACGACTACAAGCTGGTTTGCCCCGCCTATACGTGCCTCTGCAACGGTAAAATCTGTGAAGACTGCGTCGGTGGCGACAAGCGGAACTGCACCGCGAAAAAATGCCTCAAGAACAACTGGCTTGCAAGCAAGATTGCCGAGAAAGAAGCCGTGGCGTGGAACCGCGAACGTCTGGAACGTTGCGTGGACAAGTTTATTTGCCCGAGCCATTTCATGAAACAGAAAATGGAACAGGGCGGTTTCGATGCTTCGAAGCTGGTTGCTCTCCATAATTTTGTTGATGAATCGAAATTTGCACATGGGCCGGTGGAACGCGAAAATTCCTACTGCTTCGTGGGACGTCTCTCCAACGAAAAGGGTGCCGAAACCCTGCTGCGCGTGGCGTCGAAAATTGAGGCGACTCTCTATGTGCTCGGTACGGGTCCGCTCGAGGACGAACTCAAGGCGAAATACGCATCGGCAAAGCAGATTAGGTTTATGGGACACAGCGACTGGGAAACTTGCAAATCCGTGCTGCTCAAGTCAAAGTTCAGCGTGGTGCCCAGCGAATGGTACGAAAACAACCCGTTCTCGGTAATTGAACCGCTTTGCCTCGGAACTCCCGTGCTGGGTGCAAACATCGGCGGAATTCCCGAACTGATCGAACCGGGAAAGACCGGCGAACTTTTTGAGATGGGTAACGCCGAAGATCTTGAAGCGAAAATCCGCAAGATGTTTTCCGGAGACTATTCCTTTGACGTGAAACCTCTCCGTCAGCATTTTTCCAAGGACGATTACTTGGAACAGATGATGTCTGTTTATGGTTAA
- a CDS encoding radical SAM protein — translation MSCSNCSHCNSKIQMPTDVSVITTYRCQMRCKMCNIWKNPTKKSEEVQAKDLEILPQLKFANVTGGEPFIRQDLEDIVEVLYTKAPRIVISTSGWWVDRVIKLAERFPNIGIRVSIEGLEGTNNFLRGRDDGFERGMKTLKTLHEMGVKDIGFGQTLSNWNSNDLIPLYELALSMNFEFATAAFHNSYYFHKEDNQISNKEELCDNIGKLVNRLLKENHPKSWFRAFFNLGLIKYIQGGKRMLPCEAGSVNFFTDPWGEVYPCNGLEPRYWQESMGNIHNAKNFEEIWFSEQAQKVREKVRTCPKNCWMVGTAAPVMKKYIAHVAPWVLTAKLKSLFGKEIDCSKFPTFDVGQDPRQGDLRIER, via the coding sequence ATGTCTTGCTCGAATTGTAGTCATTGTAATTCTAAGATTCAGATGCCGACGGACGTGTCGGTGATTACGACTTATCGTTGTCAGATGCGTTGCAAGATGTGCAACATCTGGAAAAATCCGACCAAGAAAAGTGAAGAAGTCCAGGCGAAGGATTTGGAAATCCTGCCGCAGCTCAAGTTTGCGAATGTGACCGGTGGTGAACCGTTTATCCGCCAGGACCTGGAAGATATTGTCGAAGTCCTTTACACCAAGGCTCCGCGCATCGTGATTAGTACGAGTGGTTGGTGGGTGGACCGCGTCATCAAACTTGCCGAACGTTTCCCGAATATCGGCATCCGCGTGAGTATCGAAGGCCTCGAAGGCACGAATAACTTCTTGCGCGGCCGCGACGACGGCTTTGAACGCGGCATGAAGACGCTCAAGACCCTGCATGAAATGGGCGTAAAGGATATCGGCTTTGGCCAGACGCTCAGCAACTGGAACAGCAACGACTTGATTCCGCTTTACGAACTTGCCCTTTCGATGAATTTCGAATTCGCGACGGCCGCCTTCCATAACAGCTACTACTTCCACAAGGAAGACAACCAGATCAGTAACAAGGAAGAACTCTGCGACAATATCGGCAAGCTGGTGAACCGCCTCCTCAAGGAAAATCACCCGAAGTCTTGGTTCCGCGCTTTCTTCAACCTGGGCCTCATCAAGTACATCCAGGGCGGCAAGCGAATGCTCCCTTGCGAGGCGGGTTCCGTGAACTTCTTTACCGACCCGTGGGGCGAAGTATACCCCTGCAACGGTCTTGAACCGCGCTACTGGCAAGAAAGCATGGGCAACATCCATAATGCGAAGAATTTCGAGGAAATCTGGTTCAGCGAACAGGCGCAGAAGGTGCGCGAAAAAGTGCGTACCTGCCCCAAGAATTGCTGGATGGTGGGTACTGCCGCTCCGGTGATGAAAAAGTACATTGCGCACGTGGCCCCGTGGGTGCTCACGGCGAAACTCAAGAGCCTGTTCGGCAAGGAAATCGATTGCTCCAAGTTCCCGACATTTGATGTCGGCCAGGATCCGCGTCAGGGCGACCTGAGAATCGAAAGGTAG
- a CDS encoding glycosyltransferase — protein MPMTQDLPLISVVIPVYKVETYLDQCVESIVQQTYRNLEIILVDDGSPDRCAEMCDLWATKDSRIKVIHKKNGGLGDARNAGLVVATGDYIGFVDSDDWCEPDMFQELLESCLQYKAPVAVCNVFVDWECGWPTEYETFAAECSCWDASDVRRNFFNGKLTAWAWNKLYRKDLIPDLKYPTQAFEDIPVARNIFTKIERCALTGKCSYHYRQRQGSIVNSAVNLSQFTLIDELRKNAVAAKAFLLEDVAVARLAVSSFNFLAKVEKGKDPALKSKIPSLVEDICRYQFGLREKSVVRKKDKIFLYCIAKGLPYKMVFGIRRLFQGVYWALNMKGGQKKQ, from the coding sequence ATGCCGATGACTCAGGATTTGCCTCTGATTTCAGTCGTTATTCCGGTCTATAAGGTGGAAACCTATTTGGATCAATGCGTTGAAAGTATTGTCCAGCAGACTTACCGAAACTTGGAAATTATTCTAGTCGACGATGGTTCTCCGGACCGTTGCGCCGAAATGTGCGACTTGTGGGCGACAAAGGATTCAAGAATCAAAGTCATCCATAAGAAGAACGGCGGCCTTGGTGATGCCCGCAATGCGGGCCTTGTTGTTGCCACGGGTGACTATATCGGTTTTGTCGATAGCGATGACTGGTGCGAACCGGACATGTTCCAGGAACTTCTGGAATCCTGCCTGCAGTATAAAGCTCCCGTTGCTGTTTGCAATGTCTTTGTGGATTGGGAATGTGGCTGGCCTACTGAATACGAAACGTTTGCCGCTGAATGCTCCTGCTGGGACGCCTCCGATGTCCGTCGCAATTTCTTTAATGGCAAGTTGACGGCATGGGCTTGGAATAAGTTGTATCGCAAGGACTTGATTCCGGATTTGAAGTATCCGACCCAGGCATTCGAAGATATTCCCGTGGCCCGAAATATTTTTACCAAGATAGAACGTTGCGCCCTGACAGGGAAATGTTCTTACCATTATCGCCAACGTCAGGGAAGCATTGTCAATTCTGCCGTGAATCTGTCTCAGTTTACCTTGATTGACGAATTGAGAAAGAATGCTGTGGCGGCAAAAGCTTTTTTGCTTGAAGATGTCGCTGTAGCAAGGCTTGCGGTGAGTAGTTTCAATTTCCTCGCGAAAGTCGAAAAGGGAAAAGATCCTGCCCTGAAGTCGAAAATTCCTTCGCTGGTAGAAGATATTTGTCGTTATCAGTTTGGCTTGCGTGAAAAATCGGTTGTTCGGAAGAAGGACAAGATTTTCCTATATTGCATCGCTAAAGGGTTACCCTATAAAATGGTGTTCGGTATCCGTCGCCTGTTCCAGGGCGTTTATTGGGCATTGAACATGAAGGGGGGGCAGAAGAAACAATGA
- a CDS encoding nucleotide sugar dehydrogenase has protein sequence MSYNTKILCIGAGYVGGPTMTVIADKCPDVKVTVVDINQARIDAWNSDNLPIFEPGLDDVVKRARGRNLFFSTDIPAAIKEADIIFVSVNTPTKTFGHGAGKASDLQYWEKTARNILEIADEGKIIVEKSTLPVRTAAAMERILNSNDKGLHFEVLSNPEFLAEGTAINDLFEPDRVLIGSHQTESGLAACQKLVDVYAHWVPRDRILTTNLWSSELTKLTANAFLAQRISSINSISALCEKTGADVDEVAYVMGKDRRIGPKFLKASIGFGGSCFKKDILNLVYLCGYYGLPEVAAYWESVVKINEWQTHRVVDRMLETMFNTIASKKIAVFGFAFKANTGDTRESPANLVVRDLLAEHALPVVTDPKAIPDAKRDLKDVIDQVQFEEDPYKAAEGAHAVVVCTEWKCFAELDWNRIYKGMAKPAFVFDGRNILDADALRKIGFEVSSIGKGKAE, from the coding sequence ATGAGTTACAATACCAAGATTCTTTGCATTGGCGCGGGCTATGTCGGTGGCCCCACTATGACTGTTATCGCCGACAAGTGCCCTGATGTAAAAGTGACTGTGGTCGATATCAACCAGGCCCGAATCGACGCCTGGAATAGCGACAATCTCCCGATTTTCGAACCCGGCCTGGATGACGTAGTGAAGCGTGCCCGCGGCCGTAACCTCTTCTTTAGCACCGATATCCCGGCTGCCATCAAGGAAGCGGACATTATCTTCGTTTCTGTGAATACTCCGACCAAGACGTTCGGCCACGGCGCCGGCAAGGCTTCTGACCTGCAGTATTGGGAAAAGACCGCCCGCAATATTCTGGAAATTGCCGACGAAGGCAAGATTATCGTGGAAAAGTCCACGCTTCCGGTGCGTACCGCTGCCGCCATGGAACGAATCCTGAACTCCAACGACAAGGGCCTGCACTTCGAAGTGCTTTCCAACCCGGAATTCTTGGCCGAAGGTACCGCCATTAACGACCTGTTTGAACCGGACCGCGTGCTGATCGGTAGCCACCAGACGGAATCGGGCCTTGCCGCCTGCCAGAAGTTGGTAGACGTCTATGCCCACTGGGTGCCCCGCGACCGCATTCTGACGACGAATCTTTGGAGCTCTGAACTCACGAAGCTGACCGCTAACGCCTTCTTGGCCCAGCGTATCAGCTCTATTAACTCGATTAGCGCCCTCTGCGAAAAGACCGGCGCCGACGTGGACGAAGTTGCCTACGTGATGGGCAAGGACCGCCGTATCGGTCCCAAGTTCCTCAAGGCCTCTATCGGCTTTGGCGGTTCCTGCTTCAAGAAAGATATTTTGAACCTCGTGTACCTGTGTGGCTACTATGGACTCCCCGAAGTGGCCGCCTACTGGGAATCGGTGGTTAAGATTAATGAATGGCAGACCCACCGCGTGGTGGACCGCATGCTCGAGACCATGTTCAATACCATTGCAAGCAAGAAGATTGCCGTGTTCGGTTTCGCCTTCAAGGCAAACACCGGCGATACTCGTGAAAGCCCTGCAAATTTGGTGGTCCGTGATTTGCTCGCCGAACATGCACTGCCGGTCGTTACCGACCCGAAGGCTATTCCTGATGCCAAGCGTGATCTGAAGGACGTAATCGACCAGGTCCAGTTTGAAGAAGATCCGTACAAGGCTGCCGAAGGCGCACACGCCGTGGTGGTTTGCACCGAATGGAAGTGCTTTGCTGAACTGGATTGGAACCGCATTTACAAGGGTATGGCCAAGCCTGCCTTCGTGTTTGACGGCCGTAATATCCTGGATGCAGACGCCCTCCGTAAGATCGGTTTCGAAGTGTCCAGTATTGGTAAGGGGAAGGCGGAGTAA